In Nitrososphaerales archaeon, a single genomic region encodes these proteins:
- a CDS encoding 30S ribosomal protein S11 — protein sequence MSESLEDIKKEKWGIAHIFSSYNNTIVHITDLSGAETIGISSGGRHVTADRYESSPYAAMKSAVAAAEAAKSKGITSLHIRVRAVGGVGSRIPGPGAQAAIRALARAGFKIGRIDDVTPIPHDTTRKPGGRRGRRV from the coding sequence TTGTCTGAAAGCTTAGAAGATATTAAGAAGGAAAAGTGGGGCATAGCCCACATATTCAGTAGCTATAACAATACCATAGTGCATATAACAGATCTCAGTGGTGCAGAGACCATAGGCATAAGCTCTGGAGGGAGGCATGTTACTGCAGACAGATATGAGTCCTCTCCATATGCGGCAATGAAGTCCGCTGTTGCGGCTGCGGAAGCTGCGAAGAGTAAGGGGATAACTTCACTGCATATTAGAGTCAGAGCTGTTGGCGGCGTAGGATCAAGAATTCCTGGACCCGGGGCACAGGCTGCTATTAGAGCCCTTGCAAGAGCTGGATTCAAGATAGGAAGGATAGATGATGTTACACCAATTCCGCATGACACTACTAGAAAACCTGGTGGAAGAAGGGGAAGGAGGGTCTAA